One Antennarius striatus isolate MH-2024 chromosome 17, ASM4005453v1, whole genome shotgun sequence genomic window carries:
- the clic4 gene encoding chloride intracellular channel protein 4, which translates to MSLSVPQNGIKPDDEPVIELFVKAGSDGESIGNCPFSQRLFMILWLKGVVFNVTTVDLKRKPADLQNLAPGTHPPFITYNGEVKTDVNKIEEFLEDVLCPPKFIKLGARHPESNTAGMDIFAKFSAYIKNSKPDANEGLERSLLKTLQKLDEYLCSPLPDEIDHNSMEDVKASNRNFLDGDEMTLADCNLLPKLHIVKVVAKKYRGFDIPKEMTAVWKYLNNAYTREEFTNTCPSDKEIEIAYGDVAKRLVK; encoded by the exons GCGGGGAGTGATGGCGAGAGCATCGGGAACTGCCCCTTCTCCCAGAGGCTGTTCATGATCCTGTGGCTCAAAGGTGTCGTCTTCAACGTCACCACGGTGGACCTGAAGAG AAAACCTGCAGACCTCCAGAACCTGGCCCCTGGCACACACCCACCCTTCATCACCTACAATGGCGAGGTCAAAACTGACGTCAACAAGATCGAGGAGTTCCTTGAAGATGTCCTTTGCCCTCCCAA ATTCATCAAACTTGGTGCGAGACACCCAGAGTCAAACACGGCTGGTATGGACATCTTTGCCAAGTTCTCAGCATACATCAAGAACTCCAAACCAGATGCCAATGAGG GTTTGGAGCGCAGCCTGCTAAAGACTCTCCAGAAGCTGGACGAGTATCTCTGCTCACCGCTGCCCGATGAGATCGACCACAACAGCATGGAAGACGTCAAGGCCTCCAATCGAAACTTCTTGGATGGGGATGAAATGACTCTGGCCGACTGCAACCTGCTTCCCAAACTGCATATAGTCAAG gtggtGGCCAAGAAGTACAGAGGCTTCGACATCCCCAAAGAGATGACTGCCGTCTGGAAGTACCTGAATAATGCTTACACACGTGAGGAGTTCACCAACACCTGCCCCAGCGACAAGGAGATCGAGATCGCCTACGGAGACGTCGCTAAGCGGCTGGTCAAATAA